Within Epilithonimonas zeae, the genomic segment TCGACTAGTGAGCTGTTACGCACTCTTTAAATGAATGGCTGCTTCCAAGCCAACATCCTAGCTGTCAATGCAGTCCAACCGCGTTGTTTCAACTTAGCATATATTTAGGGACCTTAGCTGTTGGTCTGGGTTCTTTCCCTCTCGGACACGGACCTTAGCACCCGCGCCCTCACTGCTGAGAAACATTTATTAGCATTCGGAGTTTGTCAGGAATTGGTAGGATTTGACTCCCCCGCATCCAATCAGTAGCTCTACCTCTAATAAACTTGTCTCAACGCTGCACCTAAATGCATTTCGGGGAGTACGAGCTATCTCCCAGTTTGATTGGCCTTTCACCCCTACCCACAAGTCATCCGAAGACTTTTCAACGTCAACCGGTTCGGTCCTCCACTTTGTGTTACCAAAGCTTCAACCTGCCCATGGGTAGATCACAAGGTTTCGCGTCTAATCCTACTAACTATGCGCCCTATTCAGACTCGCTTTCGCTCCGGCTCCGGACCTGAAGTCCTTAACCTCGCTAGTAAAATTAACTCGTAGGCTCATTATGCAAAAGGCACGCCGTCACACCATATAGGTGCTCCGACCGCTTGTAGGCGTACGGTTTCAGGTTCTATTTCACCCTTCTATTCGAAGTGCTTTTCACCTTTCCTTCACAGTACTTGTTCACTATCGGTCTTTCAGGAGTATTTAGCCTTGGAGGATGGTCCCCCCATATTCAGACAGGATTTCACGTGTCCCGCCCTACTCATTTATCATCCAAATATGCCTTTCAAATACGGGGCTATCACCCTCTATGGCTGTTCTTTCCAGAACATTCTTTTAAACATATAAAAACTTTTGGGCTAATCCGCTTTCGCTCGCCACTACTTACGGAATCTCTTCGATTTCTTTTCCTCCGGGTACTTAGATGTTTCAGTTCTCCGGGTTTGCTCCTCGCCTTACGGCGGGTAATACATCTTCAATGTATTGGGTTGCCCCATTCGGACATCTGCGGATCAATTCGTGTGTGCCGATCCCCGCAGCTTTTCGCAGCTTACCACGTCCTTCTTCGCCTCTGAAAGCCTAGGCATCCGCCATACGCCCTTAACGATTTCTTTCCTATTTTTAGGTTACTCAAGCGCTTGTTTGCGCTCGGTTTTCTCTTTGTGATGTCTTTACCGTTAATGTCAATGATCTTTTTGCTTTCTATTCGTCTGATGAACAATTGTTGTTGTTGGCTCCAATCGTAACTTTTAAATCAAACTCCTAAAACTGTGGAGAATAAGGGAGTCGAACCCTTGACCTCCTGCGTGCAAGGCAGGCGCTCTAGCCAGCTGAGCTAATTCCCCGCTAGGTGCTTCGGGTTTTAGGTTTTTTGTTTCGGGTTAAAACCCTCAACTTTAAACTCTAAACCTTAAACTTTAATTAGTAGTCTCGGGCAGGCTCGAACTGCCGACCTCTACATTATCAGTGTAGCGCTCTAACCAGCTGAGCTACGAGACTATTAAATAATTAATAATTAACAATTATTAATTAATAATTATCTCATTCCCTTTACTAATTTCTAGTGGGTTTATTTTTTATATAATCAACCGAGTAAAAAAACCAAAGCTTTTGTATAAAGCACTTTAATATTTTTTGACGTATAGTCTCTAAAATGAGATGTTCCAGCCGCACCTTCCGGTACGGCTACCTTGTTACGACTTAGCCCTAGTTACCTGTTTTACCCTAGGCAGCTCCTGTTACGGTCACCGACTTCAGGTACCCCAGACTTCCATGGCTTGACGGGCGGTGTGTACAAGGCCCGGGAACGTATTCACCGCGCCATGGCTGATGCGCGATTACTAGCGATTCCAGCTTCATAGAGTCGAGTTGCAGACTCCAATCCGAACTGAGACCGGCTTTCGAGATTTGCATCCAGTCACCTGGTAGCTGCCCTCTGTACCGGCCATTGTATTACGTGTGTGGCCCAAGACGTAAGGGCCGTGATGATTTGACGTCATCCCCACCTTCCTCTCTACTTGCGTAGGCAGTCTCACTAGAGTCCTCAACTGAATGGTAGCAACTAGTGACAGGGGTTGCGCTCGTTGCAGGACTTAACCTAACACCTCACGGCACGAGCTGACGACAACCATGCAGCACCTTGAAAAATGTCCGAAGAAGGATCTATTTCTAAATCTGTCATTTCCCATTTAAGTCTTGGTAAGGTTCCTCGCGTATCATCGAATTAAACCACATAATCCACCGCTTGTGCGGGCCCCCGTCAATTCCTTTGAGTTTCATTCTTGCGAACGTACTCCCCAGGTGGCTAACTTATCACTTTCGCTTAGTCTCTGAATCCGAAAACCCAAAAACGAGTTAGCATCGTTTACGGCGTGGACTACCAGGGTATCTAATCCTGTTCGCTCCCCACGCTTTCGTCCATCAGCGTCAGTTAAGACATAGTAACCTGCCTTCGCAATTGGTGTTCTAAGTAATATCTATGCATTTCACCGCTACACTACTTATTCCAGCTACTTCTACCTCACTCAAGACCTGCAGTATCAATGGCAGTTTCATAGTTAAGCTATGAGATTTCACCACTGACTTACAGATCCGCCTACGGACCCTTTAAACCCAATAAATCCGGATAACGCTTGCACCCTCCGTATTACCGCGGCTGCTGGCACGGAGTTAGCCGGTGCTTATTCGTATAGTACCTTCAGCTTTCCACACGTGGAAAGGTTTATCCCTATACAAAAGAAGTTTACAACCCATAGGGCCGTCGTCCTTCACGCGGGATGGCTGGATCAGGCTCTCACCCATTGTCCAATATTCCTCACTGCTGCCTCCCGTAGGAGTCTGGTCCGTGTCTCAGTACCAGTGTGGGGGATCACCCTCTCAGGCCCCCTAAAGATCACTGACTTGGTAGGCCGTTACCCTACCAACTATCTAATCTTGCGCGTGCCCATCTCTATCCACCGGAGTTTTCAATAATCAATGATGCCATCAATTATATTATGGGGTATTAATCTTCCTTTCGAAAGGCTATCCCCCAGATAAAGGCAGGTTGCACACGTGTTCCGCACCCGTGCGCCGCTCTCTCATTTCCGAAGAAACAATACCGCTCGGCTTGCATGTGTTAGGCCTCCCGCTAGCGTTCATCCTGAGCCAGGATCAAACTCTCCATTGTATGTTTGTTTGTCCTTATACTCAAACTCAATTTTAAATTGACGCTTTGGTTTTTTTTCCTTACTTGGTTGTTATATGTTATGTCAATGAACTTTGTTCTTTTCGCTTCCTCAGGATTCTTAATCTGTCATCTTGTCCCTGATTTGCGAGTGCAAAAGTAAAAAGTTTTTCCCAAACTACCAAAACTTTTTTGAAGTTTTTTTTTCGTAACCTCGAAAATTATTTTAGTATGTTCTTAACCCCTCTCCTGCGCTACCAATTCTTTCGTTTTGGTTCTGCAAATATAGGGTGGAATAATCTGTATTTGCAAATGGAATTAACAATGAGTTTACAATTGTGTAAAACTAGCATAATTAAACAACTGTAAAACAGACTAATATAAACCCATTTAAAGTTATCCACATTATGTTAAATAGATAAAAACTGTTAGATTATCTAAGTTTTATGGAAAATGCGGCAGGGATAGTAGCGGTTATCCTTTTGCTTTTTTCTCCGATTGTAAGACGAAAATTCAACTTGGTTGCATATTCTTTATACATACAAAGGGTGAAATGTTGACAAAAAAAAGCAAAAGATATGAGCGGATAGCCCGGTGACAAAAATAGCTTGGGAAAGCTTGGGCTTTTTGGCAGTCGCCCAAAGTACTGGAATTGGTTAATCAAATATTAAAAACCTAGTGCAATTTCTCGCAAATTGAGCAGATTTAATATGATTCAAAATAATCTTAGATTCGGTTTTGGAATTTTTCATACTTATTATATATATAGTATGAGAGTGATAATCCTAGTGTGTCCGCTACGGCATCTAAAACTTCGAGCGAACGACCGAGTTTCATGATGTCTTGTAAAATCTCTGTGAGCAATGCGTAAGAAACTAGAATCAGAAAAAAGTAAAGTAAAGATGTTTTGGGAAAACGAAGCCTGAAGAAAAATCCCAAAAGAAAGAAAATGGTAAAATGAATGAGCTTGTCCAAATGGGGGAACATAAAGGCATACTCCTGATTTTCCAACCCGGGGCGCAAAAGCATATAAGTAAGAAATGCCCAATAAATGGGCAATATAATCTTACTGTATTTTGTTATGATATTATCCAACAACTTCTTGGTATTCTTCTGCAGATAATAGCGTTGATAAATCTGCTGAGTCTGAAATCTTCAGTTTGATGATCCAGCCTTTTCCATAAGGATCGGTATTCAACAATTCTGGTTGATCTTCTAGATCTGCATTAACTTCTAAAACTGTACCTGCTACCGGAAGATAAAGGTCGGAAACAGTTTTAACTGCTTCTACGCTTCCGAATACATCGCCTTCGCTTAGATCTTCGTCAACGGTATCAACATCTACGAAAACGATATCTCCCAATTCTCCTTGGGCATAATCTGTAATTCCGATAGTTGCTGTATCGCCTTCTACTTTAATCCACTCGTGGTCTTTGGTGTACTTTAGTTCTGATGGTGTGTTCATTTTCTTAGATTAGGTTTTGGCAAATTTAATTATATAATTAGGATATAACAATAGAATAAAAATAAATTACAAAAAAAGAGTAAACAAATCTGCTTACTCTTTTTTTTATTAATTACTAGCTCCTCCGAATGTCATCGTGGCGGTGATACCAGCTCTGATGGTTGACAGCGGGAAGGCTGTTGAAATCTTATACTTGGTCATCATCTGATCGTAGAAGAATTTCAGGTTCAGATTCTGTGACATATTGTAATCTGCGGATAACTTGAGACTGAAAATCTTTTGTCCTCCTGTTACCTGAGAGTCGTCTATCAAAATATTGGTAATAGTTGTTTTACTATCTCTCATTGATAAGTCTGCTCTCATATTAAGATCACTCTTGATGTCTCTTCCTTTTCCTTTATAATTAATTCTAATTTTAAGGTCTTTCAAAATGTATCCGTAACCTACGACGAACTCATTTCCTAATTCCTCCGTCAATGTAGTATTAACTAATCCTAACAAGTAAGTTCTATCTCTATTATAGTTGAAACGGAATTGCATATTGTTTCTCATCGTTACATCAAAACCAATCAATGGAGAGAACGATTCTACATATCCAACTTGTGTAAATGTATAAGGATTGTATCTGTTACCATTGGAATCATAAGCTGTGCTAGGATCTCTAAGGTCTCTGTCAAAATAATCTACACTCGCCTGAACACCTGACATCGTAAATGTTGAAACGTATGAATGTAAAACATCAAACTTAGAGAATTGACTATTAACAATTGGTAAGTTTCTAAGTCCTGAGTAAACCAATTTCCAGTTTGGTAATGGAACTCCAGCTTTAGTAGGATTGCCCATTTTCTTAGGAGATTTACCTTCTATAGCAGCTTTGAAAGCCGGAATCAAAACATAAGAATTACTTCTGGAGTAACCAGCCGTGTAACCTTCCGCATCTCTAATTCCTTCGTACTGTTGAGAAATGGCTAATGCATTATCTTTTATAGATTGATAAAGTGCTGCTCCATCTTTGAATGCTGTATTGAACGACCAAGATGTATTGGAGTAAGTAATCAATTCTGTTCCAAAAGCATCTCTGTAACCTCGATAGTTTTCTAAATCGTTAACCACATTATAACCACCTTGAACATAATTTCTACTGTAATTTTGCAACACATTGAAATCTATTCTAAGATCATTTGCCGGCATCACTTGCAAGTCCGCCGTAAAGGTTCTGTTGTTCAATTCGGAGTAAGCATCATTCATTAATGTTGAATTAGAAACCCATCCATTTTCTATTACAGTTCTTCTGATATCAGCTTGCGATCCTAATAAGAATCCGATTGTTGGACCACCAAGTGTTTGTCCGTAACCATAGAAATTAGGTGCGGATAATAATCCTGGCAATACGATACCATTATTTTCATTGTAATTAACATTCAATTGCTTCAATGAAGTTAATGCATAAGCCACAGCCTGAAGCGGTTTCAACTTATTCTTGAATTTATAACTCTTGAACTTGAATCTGCTATTCTTTTTAGTAAATGCTGTATTGTAAACATTACCAAGAGAATCTATCTCTTGACGACGCTTCTGCATTGTCTCATTTATTTTTCTGAAATAACTGAACTTACCTAAAAACTTAGGAACATCTACAGTTGAAGTCGCTACAATGGCGTTGGTATTTTGAGAAATGTTACCCAAATTATCATACTCCTTAGTCTCTTCATTATAGAAATTTCTAACAGCTGTTGATCTAGCATTCCAGTTATATTGGAATTGATAGCTCAATTCTGCATTGATGAAATCCAAATATGGCAAATACTCAAACGGCAATCTGTAATTCAACTGTGCTCTGTGGTTATACAAAACAGGACGACCCGCTCTGAATGGATTACTGAAGATAGATTTGTTATTCATAGAATTAACATCCATCTGATCATTCAATGTTTTAGTTTCAGAATTGATTTCTAATTTTAAAGACTTAGTGAAATTAAACCCTAAACTATATTGCCATCCAAAGAAGAAGTTTCTGTTTCTGATGGTTTCAAAATCCTGACCTCCATTTCCGGAAAGTAAAGCATCAACATTTCTATATTCTAGCTCATTGTAATTTCTATCCAAAATAGTTCTGAAAGATAATCTTGTAGGAACCGGATTGAAATTAAATTCCTTAACCCATCTCAAATATTTGTACGACTTCGCTGTATCGCTAACCATTTTGTTGAATGGCTTCAAAACATAAGGTTTAAAGGTATAATTGTACTCCAAATAACCATTCAAATATTGCTTATAATTACGTTTTGTATAAACATCACGATAGAAATCATCATTATAAATTGCCGTAACATTTAAGTTTTCTACATCATAGAATTTTGGCTTTTTATCCGGATTCATTCTTTCCTTTCTCATGTTCACAACTCCAATACTTCTTTGTTGTGTGTATGTGCTGACTACTTTTTTAAGTTCCTCTTGATTTGGAGCTTTAGACAATTCCACATCATTATCCAAAGGATTGTATTTTGGATTGGTCATTGTCTGAGTATAAGAGTAGTTCAAAGGAATCTTCATACCAGATTTTTCCGGCAAGAACTTATCTACGTTAACAGTCGTATTAATACTGAAAGCAGAATTCTCGTCCTGAGATCTTTCTGATGGTTTTTGATCGATTGCTCCAAATCCTATAGAAGCATAAGAAGCATTAGCATTCACCATTGCAAAATCTCCAAGGTTGAAGTTCAAACTTGCATTAGCAGCGTAACCACCTTTATTTTCAATTTCTGACAAACGGATTTCGTTCACCCAAAGGACAAGCGTTTTGGAGGTTGCTTTGCTATTATTTCTAACTCCAATCATAATTGTCGTCACATTTCCGATACTTGGACGCCCTTTGACATAGATTTTTTTCTCTTTATTATTATCTGCATATTCTGTAAAATCATATCTATCAG encodes:
- the gcvH gene encoding glycine cleavage system protein GcvH, which translates into the protein MNTPSELKYTKDHEWIKVEGDTATIGITDYAQGELGDIVFVDVDTVDEDLSEGDVFGSVEAVKTVSDLYLPVAGTVLEVNADLEDQPELLNTDPYGKGWIIKLKISDSADLSTLLSAEEYQEVVG
- a CDS encoding VanZ family protein is translated as MLLRPGLENQEYAFMFPHLDKLIHFTIFFLLGFFFRLRFPKTSLLYFFLILVSYALLTEILQDIMKLGRSLEVLDAVADTLGLSLSYYIYNKYEKFQNRI